In a genomic window of Candidatus Flexicrinis proximus:
- a CDS encoding pentapeptide repeat-containing protein has translation MEQAQLQKLAQLLQAMRALQRSTERALAVSQTLGIGAMTLTQYQMLHGKVSELLPDDFFVIEALKLNPATDGEDADLRLVTMVNAAASQMETYLEGMLPFPPAAHQGVPARPALPARPARPPMPPMPPLPPRPSMPPMPPMPPMPGRPEAEERVESETEARMRARFAEEREKQKRHFKGKNDDFDFDIDIDIDLDHLNDEMEKLGPEISEQMREWQRQVRGQMHERAQEMREIGRDLQEQIMNMTRNTIQRALGAINFSEMREAKMRGADLSGKEMANADFEDADLSGANLSDTDANHANFNNANLRGANLQNANLTYANFEDANLERANLQGATLTRTNFQDAAMTGVNAQGVQADRANFEDAALRSTNFSGAHINGANFQNADLRGANLSGAVGEGTSFEDVTANGTDFTVAVLSNAVFQNANLQGSNFSGAVLDNATFEDANLPDANLSGAALSNAVFQAANLEGADMSGVVAHGATFAEAGMARANLSGAQLEGANFSEVSAKRVNFKGANLSGATFEEAEIGGADFSEAILTNVTLPDGEMYRRPEDLDKFGAKY, from the coding sequence ATGGAACAGGCACAACTGCAAAAACTCGCCCAGCTGCTGCAGGCCATGCGCGCGCTGCAGCGCTCCACTGAACGCGCCCTGGCGGTCTCGCAAACACTCGGGATCGGCGCGATGACGTTGACGCAGTATCAGATGCTGCACGGCAAGGTATCCGAACTGCTGCCCGACGATTTCTTCGTGATCGAGGCGCTCAAGCTCAACCCGGCGACCGACGGCGAGGATGCCGACCTGCGGCTGGTGACAATGGTCAACGCGGCGGCCTCGCAGATGGAGACCTATCTGGAAGGCATGCTGCCGTTTCCACCGGCGGCGCATCAAGGAGTTCCGGCGCGTCCCGCGCTGCCCGCCCGTCCGGCAAGACCCCCCATGCCGCCCATGCCCCCCTTGCCGCCGCGGCCCTCTATGCCGCCTATGCCCCCGATGCCGCCCATGCCGGGCCGTCCGGAAGCTGAGGAACGGGTTGAGAGCGAGACCGAGGCGCGCATGCGGGCTCGTTTCGCCGAGGAGCGCGAGAAACAGAAACGCCATTTCAAAGGTAAGAACGACGACTTCGACTTTGATATCGACATTGACATCGATCTCGATCATCTGAACGACGAGATGGAGAAGCTTGGCCCGGAAATAAGCGAGCAGATGCGCGAGTGGCAGCGGCAGGTCCGCGGGCAAATGCACGAACGCGCCCAGGAAATGCGCGAAATCGGGCGCGATCTGCAGGAACAGATCATGAATATGACGCGCAACACCATCCAGCGCGCGCTGGGGGCGATCAACTTCAGCGAAATGCGCGAAGCCAAGATGCGGGGCGCGGACCTCAGCGGCAAGGAGATGGCAAACGCCGACTTCGAGGATGCCGACCTGTCAGGCGCAAACCTGTCAGATACCGACGCCAACCATGCCAACTTCAACAACGCGAATTTGCGCGGGGCAAACCTGCAGAACGCCAACCTGACCTACGCGAACTTCGAGGATGCTAACCTTGAGCGCGCCAATCTGCAGGGCGCGACCCTGACCCGCACGAATTTTCAGGACGCGGCCATGACCGGCGTCAACGCGCAGGGGGTACAGGCCGACCGCGCCAACTTTGAGGACGCGGCGCTTAGGAGCACGAACTTCAGCGGCGCCCACATCAACGGCGCCAACTTCCAGAATGCCGACCTGCGCGGGGCGAACCTGAGCGGCGCGGTCGGTGAGGGTACGTCGTTCGAAGACGTCACCGCCAACGGCACGGATTTCACAGTCGCGGTCTTAAGCAACGCGGTCTTCCAGAACGCCAATCTGCAGGGCAGCAACTTCAGCGGGGCAGTCCTGGACAACGCCACTTTCGAGGACGCCAACTTGCCGGACGCAAACCTGAGCGGCGCGGCACTCTCCAACGCTGTTTTCCAGGCGGCGAACCTGGAAGGCGCGGATATGAGCGGCGTGGTTGCCCACGGCGCAACCTTCGCTGAGGCGGGGATGGCGCGGGCGAACCTGAGCGGCGCGCAGCTTGAGGGCGCGAATTTCAGCGAAGTCAGCGCGAAGCGCGTCAATTTCAAGGGCGCGAACCTCAGCGGCGCCACTTTCGAAGAGGCGGAGATCGGCGGCGCCGACTTTTCCGAAGCCATCCTGACCAATGTCACGCTCCCGGATGGCGAGATGTACCGGCGGCCGGAAGACCTCGATAAGTTCGGCGCA
- a CDS encoding sigma-70 family RNA polymerase sigma factor, producing MNSAQDLTGWLLAAQGGDPAAFEALYLALEPDVSRFVRRLLRDDPGCADIVQETFLTLYIHLAEIDPPAKLRPYVFRVARNACYDVMRQWGRRPGVSIDDDGAEDRIAFDLRDDATAPEEVTHWLLLGLEVRQSIDRLPELQRQTLILFCEEEMSHAEIAEVMDVSVGTVKSRLFHAKKGLRGLVRPELLLAIQAESKPKPEIREIEAEMALGG from the coding sequence GTGAACAGCGCGCAAGACCTCACGGGATGGCTTTTAGCAGCGCAGGGCGGCGACCCGGCAGCATTCGAAGCGCTGTATCTGGCGCTGGAGCCGGACGTGTCGCGCTTCGTGCGGCGTCTGCTGCGCGACGACCCCGGCTGCGCCGACATCGTGCAGGAGACCTTTCTCACGCTGTACATCCACCTCGCGGAGATCGACCCGCCCGCCAAGCTGCGCCCGTATGTGTTCCGCGTGGCGCGCAACGCCTGCTACGACGTGATGCGTCAGTGGGGCCGGCGGCCAGGGGTGTCGATCGACGACGATGGCGCGGAAGACCGCATCGCCTTCGACTTGCGCGACGATGCCACGGCGCCGGAAGAGGTCACGCACTGGCTGCTGCTGGGCCTCGAGGTTCGACAGTCGATCGACCGCCTGCCAGAGCTTCAGCGCCAGACGCTGATCCTGTTCTGCGAGGAGGAGATGAGCCACGCGGAAATCGCCGAGGTGATGGATGTCAGCGTCGGCACTGTCAAGTCGCGGCTGTTTCATGCCAAGAAGGGCCTTCGCGGCCTCGTGCGGCCTGAACTCCTGCTGGCGATCCAGGCTGAGTCCAAACCCAAGCCGGAAATTCGTGAGATCGAGGCCGAAATGGCCTTAGGAGGATAG
- a CDS encoding type II toxin-antitoxin system VapC family toxin, whose product MNYLLDTNTCIRFINGRAPNIRDRFLSVDRQDIAVSSITKAEMYFGSTKSQFPEISRSKQDRFLNGLTTISFDDAAAHVYGPIRASLEKSGTPMGQLDTLIAAVAIAHNLILVTHNTREFARITSLRIEDWET is encoded by the coding sequence ATGAATTACCTTCTCGATACCAACACCTGTATTCGTTTTATCAATGGTCGCGCTCCAAATATACGAGACCGTTTTCTCTCTGTAGACCGCCAAGACATCGCGGTCAGTTCCATCACCAAAGCCGAAATGTATTTCGGTTCGACGAAAAGCCAATTCCCGGAAATCTCACGCTCGAAGCAAGATCGATTCTTAAATGGCCTGACAACGATCTCTTTTGACGATGCCGCCGCCCACGTTTATGGGCCAATACGTGCTTCACTGGAAAAATCCGGCACGCCGATGGGTCAATTGGACACATTGATCGCGGCAGTTGCTATTGCTCACAATCTCATTTTGGTGACCCACAACACACGGGAATTCGCTCGTATTACATCACTACGCATTGAAGATTGGGAAACTTAA
- a CDS encoding cob(I)yrinic acid a,c-diamide adenosyltransferase, giving the protein MKIYTRTGDDGTTGLFGGGRVSKNSLRVDAYGTVDELNAYLGLVRAHKPTAEGDSALQTVQDTLFHLGADLATPLDSDAKWVTRITEPQVAWLEQHIDEMTAKLPELRAFILPGGTFVSSHIHVARTVCRRAERLTVALAEAEPLNAQALIYLNRLSDWLFTLARFENRQAGVEDVTWNAR; this is encoded by the coding sequence ATGAAGATCTACACCCGCACGGGAGACGACGGAACAACCGGCTTGTTCGGCGGAGGGCGCGTCAGCAAGAATTCTTTGCGGGTCGACGCTTACGGCACCGTCGATGAGCTCAACGCCTATCTGGGGCTGGTGCGAGCCCACAAACCCACCGCCGAAGGCGACAGCGCGCTCCAGACCGTACAGGATACGCTGTTCCATCTGGGCGCCGACCTCGCCACGCCGCTCGACTCCGATGCCAAATGGGTGACGCGCATTACCGAACCCCAAGTCGCCTGGCTTGAGCAGCACATCGACGAAATGACTGCGAAACTGCCCGAACTGCGCGCCTTCATCCTTCCGGGCGGCACCTTTGTCTCGTCGCATATCCATGTCGCCCGGACGGTCTGCCGGCGGGCGGAACGCCTGACGGTTGCGCTGGCCGAAGCCGAACCCCTGAACGCGCAGGCGTTGATCTACCTCAACCGGCTGTCCGACTGGTTGTTCACGCTGGCCCGCTTCGAGAATAGGCAGGCCGGCGTCGAGGACGTGACCTGGAACGCGCGCTAA
- a CDS encoding 2-polyprenyl-6-methoxyphenol hydroxylase-like oxidoreductase: MGHKSAIVIGASVGGLVAARVLAGHFDRVLVIERDELPQGPEVRSGVPQGKHVHALLSEGQNLLEKLFPGLSDELTEGGAPVMTWCRDSCYFTPGGWIKRFDSKIVTNVIVRPDLEYRIRRRLSADNKVAFLTGCDVRGLLTNADRTVVTGVESSERGTNSSEQHFADLVVDTSGRNSKAPEWLTALGYAAPSETAVNSHVGYATRLYEKPAKDFDWKILFINARSAENNPRGGAIFDIGHGQWMVSLGGLNEEYPPTDEAGFLEFARKLPTPTLAEALKDAKPVSLIVGYRIAGSRQRHYEKLERRPENFILLGDAVCAFNPIYGQGITVAALEAVELDRLLRENGAGSLNGFAAKFQKRIAGTLKNAWLLATGEDLRFPGTEGDRPNAIARLIQRYVDQYAKVSYDDELLTLTFIKVLNLEAAPTALFAPRVLWRVISNSLRRNTDAPNLAQARETIPARPALS; encoded by the coding sequence ATGGGACATAAATCAGCGATCGTTATCGGAGCCAGTGTGGGCGGGTTAGTTGCTGCCCGGGTGCTGGCCGGGCATTTCGACCGGGTCCTCGTGATAGAACGCGACGAGCTGCCGCAGGGGCCGGAAGTGCGCAGCGGCGTGCCGCAAGGGAAGCACGTCCATGCGCTGCTATCCGAGGGACAAAACCTACTGGAGAAGTTGTTTCCCGGCCTGTCCGACGAGCTGACAGAGGGTGGCGCGCCAGTGATGACCTGGTGCCGCGATTCGTGCTACTTCACGCCAGGCGGCTGGATCAAGCGCTTCGACAGCAAGATCGTCACTAACGTGATCGTGCGGCCGGACCTCGAATACCGCATCCGCCGGCGCCTGAGCGCTGATAACAAAGTCGCCTTCCTTACCGGATGCGATGTGCGCGGGCTGCTCACCAACGCCGACAGGACGGTGGTTACCGGTGTCGAGTCCAGCGAGCGTGGGACGAACAGCAGCGAGCAGCACTTCGCGGATCTGGTGGTGGATACCAGCGGACGCAACAGCAAGGCGCCGGAATGGCTGACCGCGCTGGGATATGCTGCGCCGAGCGAGACGGCCGTCAATTCGCACGTCGGCTATGCGACACGGTTGTACGAGAAACCCGCAAAGGACTTCGACTGGAAGATCCTGTTCATTAACGCCCGCAGCGCCGAGAACAACCCGCGCGGCGGCGCGATCTTCGATATCGGCCACGGGCAATGGATGGTCTCGCTTGGTGGGCTGAACGAGGAGTATCCGCCAACTGACGAGGCGGGATTCCTTGAGTTTGCCCGGAAGCTGCCGACCCCTACGCTGGCGGAAGCCCTGAAAGACGCCAAACCAGTCAGCCTGATCGTCGGCTACCGGATTGCAGGGAGCCGGCAGCGTCATTACGAGAAGCTGGAGCGCAGGCCGGAGAACTTCATTCTGCTCGGCGACGCAGTCTGCGCGTTTAACCCGATCTACGGGCAGGGAATTACGGTTGCTGCGCTGGAGGCCGTTGAGCTGGACCGGCTGCTGCGGGAGAACGGCGCGGGTTCGCTGAACGGGTTTGCGGCGAAGTTCCAGAAACGGATCGCCGGAACGCTCAAGAACGCCTGGCTGCTGGCGACCGGCGAGGATTTGCGGTTCCCCGGCACGGAGGGTGACCGGCCGAACGCGATTGCGCGGCTGATCCAGCGTTATGTCGACCAGTATGCGAAGGTGTCCTATGACGACGAGCTGCTGACTCTGACCTTCATTAAAGTCCTCAATCTTGAGGCTGCGCCTACCGCGCTGTTCGCCCCACGCGTGCTGTGGCGCGTGATCAGCAATTCACTGCGGCGGAACACTGACGCGCCGAATTTGGCACAGGCGCGCGAGACCATCCCTGCCCGTCCGGCGCTCTCGTAA
- the recA gene encoding recombinase RecA, producing the protein MDEGKRKALESTISDLTKRFGDGTIIALGEASHMVVDAIPSGSLTLDLAIGVGGIPKGRITEVYGPESSGKTTLCLHVVAEAQRRGGLTAFVDMEHALDPTYAARIGVDLNRLYVSQPDTGEQALEITEALVRSGAFDVIVLDSVAALVPRAEIEGEMGDSHVGLQARLMSQALRKLAGAIKHSNVCMMFTNQIREKVGIVYGSPETQPGGRALKFYATIRLDVRRVQAIKVGGETIGNRTKVRVTKNKVAPPFREAEFDIMFTSDEAGISKTGEIVDLGVDLGIIDKRGAFFRYGELLLGQGRENAKVYLRENPQTALDVEALIRSSNVKLAVANTDE; encoded by the coding sequence ATGGACGAGGGCAAGCGTAAAGCCCTCGAGTCGACCATCAGTGACCTGACGAAGCGCTTCGGCGACGGCACGATTATTGCGCTGGGCGAAGCCAGCCACATGGTTGTGGATGCTATCCCCAGCGGTTCGCTGACACTTGACCTGGCCATCGGCGTGGGCGGCATTCCCAAAGGGCGCATCACGGAGGTATATGGGCCGGAGTCGTCTGGTAAAACCACACTGTGCCTGCATGTGGTGGCGGAGGCACAGCGGCGCGGCGGACTGACGGCCTTTGTCGATATGGAGCACGCGCTTGATCCAACGTATGCCGCGCGGATCGGCGTCGATCTGAACCGGCTGTATGTCAGCCAACCGGATACGGGCGAACAGGCGCTCGAGATTACCGAAGCGCTGGTACGGTCCGGCGCGTTCGATGTGATCGTGCTCGACTCTGTCGCGGCGCTGGTCCCACGGGCTGAGATTGAAGGCGAGATGGGCGACAGCCATGTCGGTCTGCAGGCCCGTCTGATGAGTCAGGCGCTGCGTAAGCTGGCGGGCGCGATCAAGCACAGTAACGTGTGTATGATGTTCACCAACCAGATCCGCGAGAAGGTCGGCATTGTTTACGGTTCGCCGGAAACCCAACCGGGCGGGCGGGCGCTCAAATTCTATGCGACCATCCGACTCGATGTCCGGCGCGTGCAGGCGATCAAGGTTGGCGGCGAGACGATCGGTAACCGCACCAAGGTACGCGTTACCAAGAATAAGGTAGCGCCCCCGTTCCGCGAAGCCGAGTTCGACATCATGTTCACGAGCGACGAAGCAGGCATCAGCAAGACCGGCGAAATCGTCGATCTGGGCGTCGATCTGGGGATCATCGACAAACGCGGCGCATTCTTCCGCTACGGCGAGCTGCTGCTGGGCCAAGGACGGGAAAATGCCAAGGTCTATCTGCGGGAAAACCCGCAGACCGCGCTGGATGTCGAAGCCCTGATCCGGTCGAGCAATGTCAAGCTGGCGGTTGCCAATACGGACGAGTAG
- a CDS encoding GAF domain-containing sensor histidine kinase → MSSNPNDLETEVKRLRAQVAALRRLLDVTSWLNDTLLSPDPEPERLLSTIMDTAANLTGCESAAVLLWDENRNELYFAATNSNNPNAPNLIGTAVPMESIAGTIFTTRLPQRVDNTMVDDRHYKGVDKDVKFITKSLMGVPMIARAQTIGVLEVVNKQRPPFSPRDEQVLLLLAQEAAVAIQVARLLMALNTANRELSEVDRLKDTFIGIASHELRTPLGIILGYATFLIEDAPTPEAAEYADTVMKSALHLRSILDSMATLRYLTTSIKDLAPEPIPLETLKADLEAEIASIPGSAGHHVTIHDLPPNTTVVADRARLELAFANVLDNAVRFTPAPGSIEIGATLRGTTEVWITITDTGVGIEYDNLERIFDEFFQVEDHMTRAHGGLGIGLSVARSLIKLFGGRIWAESGGLRRGTTITIALPRAPEPKEEEAPKE, encoded by the coding sequence ATGTCCAGCAATCCCAACGACCTCGAAACCGAAGTCAAGCGCCTGCGCGCTCAGGTTGCGGCGCTGCGGCGTTTGCTCGACGTTACCAGCTGGCTGAACGACACGCTGCTTAGCCCTGATCCCGAGCCGGAACGCCTGCTATCCACCATTATGGACACAGCGGCAAACCTGACGGGATGCGAGTCGGCGGCGGTGCTGCTGTGGGACGAGAACCGCAACGAACTGTATTTCGCGGCCACGAACTCCAATAACCCAAATGCGCCCAATCTGATCGGTACGGCGGTGCCGATGGAAAGCATTGCCGGGACTATCTTCACGACACGGCTGCCGCAGCGCGTGGACAATACGATGGTCGACGACCGGCATTACAAAGGCGTCGACAAGGATGTGAAGTTCATCACCAAATCGCTGATGGGCGTGCCGATGATTGCACGGGCGCAAACGATTGGCGTGCTGGAAGTCGTGAACAAACAACGGCCGCCGTTTTCACCGCGGGACGAACAAGTACTGCTGCTGCTGGCACAAGAAGCGGCGGTTGCGATTCAGGTCGCCCGACTCCTGATGGCGCTGAACACTGCAAACCGCGAATTGTCGGAAGTCGACCGACTCAAGGATACGTTCATCGGCATTGCATCGCATGAGCTGCGGACACCGCTTGGGATAATCCTGGGATATGCGACGTTCCTGATTGAAGATGCACCGACTCCGGAAGCGGCTGAGTATGCCGATACGGTGATGAAGAGCGCGCTTCATTTAAGGTCGATCCTGGACAGCATGGCGACACTGCGCTATCTGACGACCAGCATCAAAGACCTGGCGCCCGAACCAATCCCACTGGAAACGCTGAAGGCCGATCTGGAAGCTGAGATTGCGTCGATCCCTGGATCGGCGGGCCATCATGTTACGATCCACGATCTGCCACCAAACACGACCGTTGTCGCAGACCGCGCGCGGTTGGAACTGGCGTTTGCGAATGTGCTGGACAATGCGGTGCGTTTCACACCGGCGCCAGGCTCGATTGAGATCGGCGCGACACTGCGCGGGACGACCGAGGTCTGGATCACGATTACCGATACGGGCGTCGGAATTGAGTACGATAACCTCGAACGCATCTTCGATGAGTTCTTCCAGGTGGAAGACCACATGACACGCGCACATGGCGGTCTGGGAATCGGGCTGAGCGTGGCGCGGTCGCTGATCAAGTTGTTCGGCGGCCGGATCTGGGCAGAGTCGGGCGGGCTGCGGCGCGGCACGACGATTACGATTGCGCTGCCGCGCGCGCCAGAACCTAAAGAAGAGGAAGCCCCGAAAGAATAA